The following is a genomic window from Pseudomonas purpurea.
GGGCTGGAGGTGTCACCGGAAGATCTTCGGGTGCGCAAGACCACGCCAGATGCGTTTCATCAGACGACGCTGAGCGGACTGCTGAAGGAGAAGGGCATCACGCAGTTGGTGGTGTGTGGCATGCAAAGTGATTTTTGTGTCGACTCGACTGTCCGGCGTGCCTTGACGTTGGGTTATGACGTGACCCTTGTCGCGGATGCGCACTCGACGATTGCGAATGAGGTGCTCTCGGCGGCGCAGATCACGGCGCACCACAACGTGACGCTAGGCCACATGACCAGTGCCGCGGCGCGGATCGAGGTGATACCGGCCGCCGCTGTGCGCATCAAGCACTGACCGGAGGCCGTTTGGGAGTTGGCGCGCTCAACTCCCTTTCCCAACCAGTTCACTGAACGCTTCCAGCTCACTTTTCTCCAGATCCGACACCACGATGAACTGCATGTGGCCCCGTTCCCACGACACGATGTTGTAGCCGCGAATTGACTCAACCTGTCGGGCTGTATCTGCGTGTGCCGTAGGCAAGATGAACACGTTGATGATGTGTTTCGCCCGTCCATAGGCCAGGGCGGCGGTGGTCTGGTGTTGCAGGTAGTCCAGTCGCCCGCCCAGCAGCGGATAGCCTTGCGCCGAGTAGTCAAACACCGGGGGGGCGAAGTCGAGTTTGCCGGTGAACCAGGGTTTGACGGTGTGACGGTCGGAGGAAACGACGTCGTTGAGGTGGTCGCCCATCAGCGAGCGGACATGGCTGGACACGGCCTCTTCCAACAGCGGTTGTTCGCTGGAGGGCGTGGCGATGTAAAGCACCGCCGCGAGGGCCAGTGCGGTGGCTGAAAATGCCGGAGCGAGCCACTGGCGCAGCCGGCTGAACGCGCTGTGCGGTGGTGAAACACTGGCAAAAACGCTGTGGGTTAATGACGGCGGCGCCGTGTAGTACAACGCATGCCTTTTCATGCTGGCCATCAGCAGTTGCACTTCATCGTGCAGGCGTTTGCATTCGGCGCAGCCCGTCAGGTGCCGAGCCACATTCGCAGCGGTTGCGGTGTCCAGTTCCTGGTCCAGGTAGCCGTGAATCAGCGTCTGGCAAGCGGTGCAGTCGAGGTCATTCATGGTCGTGCAACTTCAATAGTTCTAGCTTGAGCTGGGCGCGGGCGCGGGCCAGTCTGGACATGACGGTGCCAAGGGGGATGTCGACCACCAGGGCGATGTCC
Proteins encoded in this region:
- a CDS encoding cysteine hydrolase family protein, producing MTTALLIIDVQHVLCTGEYAVFEIGRVLEKINAVSAQARAAGAPVILIQHEEEGGPLAFDTEGWQLAEGLEVSPEDLRVRKTTPDAFHQTTLSGLLKEKGITQLVVCGMQSDFCVDSTVRRALTLGYDVTLVADAHSTIANEVLSAAQITAHHNVTLGHMTSAAARIEVIPAAAVRIKH
- a CDS encoding anti-sigma factor → MNDLDCTACQTLIHGYLDQELDTATAANVARHLTGCAECKRLHDEVQLLMASMKRHALYYTAPPSLTHSVFASVSPPHSAFSRLRQWLAPAFSATALALAAVLYIATPSSEQPLLEEAVSSHVRSLMGDHLNDVVSSDRHTVKPWFTGKLDFAPPVFDYSAQGYPLLGGRLDYLQHQTTAALAYGRAKHIINVFILPTAHADTARQVESIRGYNIVSWERGHMQFIVVSDLEKSELEAFSELVGKGS